The Medicago truncatula cultivar Jemalong A17 chromosome 4, MtrunA17r5.0-ANR, whole genome shotgun sequence genome includes a region encoding these proteins:
- the LOC25491425 gene encoding probable beta-1,3-galactosyltransferase 2, giving the protein MSVKIKVGDVELRARTVVHSKWALFLCLASFCAGMLFTNRMWSMSEYREISRTFREMKPIKLNSDGCNLNLVVKPSSNYSKVEVLTTQNVVKNSRKLERVESTPRKKCFIVIGINTAFSSRKRRDSVRGTWMPQAEDRKKLEEEKGIIIRFVIGRSSTSSGVLDKAIEAEEKLHADILRLNHVEGYLELSAKTKTYFSTVLALWDAEFYVKVDDDVHVNLATLGSTLSMHRLKPRVYVGCMKSGPVLSQKGVKYHEPEYWKFGEVGNKYFRHATGQLYAISQELATYISVNQDMLHKYANEDVSLGSWFIGLNVEHVNDGRMCCGTPPDCEWKALVGDICVASFDWRCSGICNPVERMKYVHQHCGEAKNALWTTTF; this is encoded by the exons ATGTCGGTGAAAATCAAAGTAGGAGATGTTGAACTAAGAGCAAGAACTGTGGTACATAGTAAATGggctctttttctttgtttggctAGCTTTTGTGCTGGAATGTTATTCACTAATAG GATGTGGTCGATGTCTGAATATAGAGAAATTTCAAGGACCTTTAGAGAGATGAaaccaataaaattaaactCAGATGGTTGTAATCTTAATCTA GTTGTAAAGCCTAGCTCCAATTACAGTAAAGTGGAAGTGTTAACTACCCAGAATGTTGTCAA GAATTCGA GAAAACTAGAGAGAGTTGAATCAACTCCAAGGAAAAAATGTTTCATTGTTATAGGGATCAATACAGCTTTTAGTAGCAGGAAACGAAGAGATTCTGTTCGAGGAACTTGGATGCCACAAG CTGAGGATAGAAAGAAGTTGGAGGAAGAAAAGGGCATAATCATACGTTTTGTTATAGGTCGCAG TTCTACATCAAGTGGAGTTCTTGACAAAGCTATTGAGGCAGAAGAAAAACTTCATGCTGACATTTTGAGGCTG AACCATGTCGAAGGATATTTGGAACTATCAGCTAAGACGAAAACCTATTTTTCAACTGTTCTTGCCTTGTGGGATGCAGAATTTTATGTcaaagttgatgatgatgttcatGTGAATTTAG CAACACTTGGATCGACTCTGTCTATGCACCGTCTAAAACCTCGTGTGTATGTTGGGTGCATGAAGTCTGGTCCTGTCCTTTCTCAGAA GGGAGTGAAATACCATGAACCAGAATACTGGAAGTTTGGTGAGGTTGGAAACAAGTACTTTCGTCATGCTACCGGACAATTATATGCAATTTCACAAGAGTTGGCAACTTATATATCAGTAAATCA GGATATGCTGCATAAATATGCGAATGAAGATGTTTCATTGGGATCATGGTTCATAGGCTTAAATGTGGAGCATGTTAATGATGGAAGAATGTGTTGTGGTACACCCCCTG ATTGTGAGTGGAAGGCGCTGGTAGGTGATATATGTGTTGCTTCATTTGATTGGAGATGCAGCGGGATTTGCAATCCTGTTGAGAGGATGAAGTATGTTCACCAGCATTGTGGAGAAGCTAAAAATGCATTGTGGACCACAACTTTCTGA